One genomic segment of [Phormidium] sp. ETS-05 includes these proteins:
- a CDS encoding serine/threonine-protein kinase PknK translates to MIELSSYRISGQIHEGESSLVYRGQMIINNQPVIIKRLKYELPSPEKIARFKREYQITKHLNLPGVVEAYSLENQGSRWSIILEDFGGKSLAEQQLAGQIAIPEFLHLAMKITHILGEVHQRQVIHKDINPSNIVWNPTTDELKLIDFGISALISQEQSSFSNPHLLEGTLAYISPEQTGRMNRATDYRSDFYSLGVTFYQLLTGTLPFPSDDPLEVVHCHIAKQPPELQQIKPDIPPVIDQIILKLMAKNAEERYQSASGLKADLEECYCQWQTTGNIADFTLGTQDITDKFQISQKLYGRETEIRTLLAAGERVFAFGSSEMMLVSGYSGIGKSALVQEVHKPITQARGYFISGKFDQYQRNIPYSALLQALASLVRQLLTESSTEIAAWREKLLAAFGPNGRVIIEVIPEVELIVGSQPELPTLGPSETQNRFNLVFQNFIRVFCQKEHPLVIFLDDLQWADRASLNLMQLLIAAPDSGYLLLIGAYRDNEVSPGHPLLLVLDEITSAGATINHLSLTALQLPHLTELLEDTLNTRPEAVQPLAELVLAKTGGNPFFAAEFLKSLHGEGLINFNRDISRWQWNLEHIQQQQITDNVVELMAAKVQKLPEATQQVLQIAACLGSHFDLETLVIAAAKSPQATAADLHPAIAAGFIIPLSDAYKLIEFTESSLTAVIAFKFAHDRIQQATYSLIPHAHINPLHLRIGQLLLQQTPPENLEANIFDIINQLNFGTNLISTPEEKNHLAQLNLMAGKKAKAATAYQGALQYLTTGIELLSPRLGEQLQPHPTTPHHRHRHRLPKRRPPASHRVSSNRPSTRPHHSRQNPHL, encoded by the coding sequence ATGATTGAACTTTCATCTTACCGAATTAGCGGCCAAATCCATGAAGGCGAGTCTTCCCTGGTATATCGGGGTCAGATGATAATCAATAACCAACCAGTAATTATTAAACGCCTCAAATATGAACTGCCATCACCAGAAAAAATCGCCCGGTTCAAGCGGGAATATCAAATTACAAAACACCTCAACCTCCCCGGAGTCGTGGAGGCTTACAGCTTGGAAAACCAAGGCTCCCGGTGGTCAATTATTTTGGAAGACTTTGGCGGCAAATCCCTGGCAGAACAGCAACTAGCAGGACAAATCGCTATTCCCGAATTTTTGCATCTGGCGATGAAAATTACCCATATCCTGGGAGAAGTGCATCAGCGGCAAGTTATCCACAAAGATATCAACCCCTCCAATATTGTCTGGAATCCAACCACCGACGAATTAAAGCTGATTGACTTCGGCATTTCCGCCTTAATTTCCCAAGAACAATCCAGCTTTAGCAATCCCCACCTCCTCGAAGGCACCCTCGCCTACATCTCCCCGGAACAAACCGGACGCATGAACCGCGCCACAGACTACCGCAGTGATTTTTATTCCCTCGGCGTCACCTTTTACCAACTCCTCACCGGGACGCTGCCTTTTCCCAGTGACGACCCCTTAGAAGTGGTTCACTGCCACATTGCCAAACAACCACCAGAACTGCAACAAATTAAACCAGATATTCCCCCAGTTATTGACCAGATTATCCTCAAATTAATGGCCAAAAACGCCGAAGAACGTTACCAGTCAGCGTCCGGCTTAAAAGCAGACTTAGAAGAATGTTATTGCCAGTGGCAAACAACCGGCAACATCGCTGATTTTACCTTGGGAACCCAGGATATTACCGATAAATTTCAAATTTCCCAAAAACTCTATGGCAGAGAAACCGAAATCCGTACCCTGCTAGCTGCCGGTGAGCGAGTATTCGCTTTTGGGAGCAGCGAAATGATGCTAGTTTCCGGTTATTCCGGCATTGGCAAATCAGCTTTAGTCCAGGAAGTTCACAAACCGATAACCCAAGCGCGGGGTTATTTTATTTCTGGGAAATTCGACCAATACCAGCGCAATATCCCTTACAGTGCTTTGCTGCAGGCTTTGGCCTCCTTAGTGAGGCAGTTACTTACTGAAAGTAGCACGGAAATTGCGGCTTGGCGGGAAAAACTGCTGGCTGCTTTTGGACCCAATGGCAGAGTAATTATAGAAGTCATCCCCGAAGTGGAACTAATTGTGGGTTCCCAGCCGGAATTGCCCACTCTCGGTCCGTCGGAAACCCAAAACCGGTTTAATCTGGTTTTCCAAAACTTTATCCGGGTGTTTTGCCAAAAAGAGCATCCGCTGGTAATATTTCTTGATGATTTGCAGTGGGCCGATCGGGCATCGTTAAACCTGATGCAACTCCTGATAGCCGCCCCAGATAGCGGCTACCTACTATTAATCGGCGCTTATCGCGATAACGAAGTATCACCCGGACATCCCCTGCTCCTAGTATTGGACGAAATTACCAGCGCAGGCGCCACCATTAACCACCTATCTCTTACAGCTTTACAACTGCCTCACCTCACCGAATTACTAGAAGATACCCTCAATACTCGCCCCGAAGCCGTGCAACCATTGGCAGAATTAGTCCTTGCCAAAACCGGCGGCAATCCTTTTTTTGCCGCAGAGTTTCTCAAAAGCCTGCATGGGGAAGGCTTGATTAACTTTAACCGCGATATCTCCCGTTGGCAGTGGAATTTAGAACATATTCAGCAGCAGCAAATCACCGATAATGTGGTAGAATTGATGGCAGCTAAGGTGCAAAAATTGCCCGAAGCCACCCAGCAAGTCTTGCAAATTGCCGCTTGTCTGGGCAGCCACTTTGACTTAGAGACCCTAGTCATCGCTGCGGCAAAATCACCCCAAGCCACCGCCGCCGATTTGCACCCCGCGATCGCCGCCGGTTTCATCATTCCCCTCAGCGATGCCTACAAATTAATCGAATTCACCGAATCATCCCTCACAGCAGTTATTGCGTTCAAATTCGCGCACGATCGCATCCAGCAAGCCACCTACTCCCTCATTCCCCACGCCCACATCAACCCCCTGCACCTGCGTATCGGGCAACTCCTCCTGCAACAGACCCCGCCAGAAAACCTAGAAGCCAACATCTTCGATATCATTAACCAGCTCAACTTTGGCACCAACTTAATCTCCACCCCAGAAGAAAAAAACCACCTGGCGCAATTAAACCTCATGGCAGGCAAAAAAGCCAAAGCCGCCACCGCCTATCAAGGCGCCCTGCAATATTTAACCACAGGTATAGAACTCCTCTCCCCCAGGCTGGGAGAGCAACTACAACCTCACCCTACAACTCCACACCACCGCCACCGCCACCGCCTACCTAAACGGCGACCACCAGCAAGCCACCGAGTTAGCAGCAACCGTCCTTCAACACGCCCACACCATTCTCGACAAAATCCCCATTTATGA
- the hisS gene encoding histidine--tRNA ligase: MGSTIQAIRGTRDILPEEVGYWQKVEATAREILGKAAYREIRTPIFEQTSLFERGIGEATDIVGKEMYSFKDRGDRSITLRPEGTAGAVRSYIENKLHALGGVQRLWYTGPMFRYERPQAGRQRQFHQIGVEVLGSGDPRADVEVIAIATDLLQSLGLQNLHLDINSVGDREDKQRYRQVLVDYLTPYKEELDPDSQDRLTRNPLRILDSKDQRTIEIAENAPRMWDYLSPESGRHFAQVQQMLTELGISYQLNHRLVRGLDYYTHTAFEIISDNLGAQATVCGGGRYDGLVKELGGPETPAVGWAIGLERLIVLLQQLDSTTPQANLDFYLVSRGTDAEANSLILAQKLRHSGFSVELDLSGSAFSKQFKRADKSGATACLILGDEEAANQTVQLKILATGAQQSLSQTALLATAAELLQRG, translated from the coding sequence ATGGGTAGTACGATTCAAGCAATCCGAGGCACGCGGGACATCCTACCAGAGGAGGTGGGGTATTGGCAAAAGGTGGAGGCGACAGCGCGAGAAATTCTGGGGAAGGCGGCTTATCGGGAGATTAGAACGCCGATTTTTGAGCAAACTTCCCTGTTTGAGCGGGGGATTGGGGAAGCCACAGATATTGTGGGCAAGGAGATGTACAGTTTTAAGGATAGGGGCGATCGCTCTATCACCCTGCGTCCCGAGGGAACCGCTGGGGCCGTGCGGTCCTACATTGAAAATAAGCTACACGCTCTCGGTGGGGTGCAACGTCTCTGGTACACTGGGCCGATGTTTCGCTATGAGCGACCCCAAGCGGGACGCCAACGCCAGTTTCACCAAATTGGGGTGGAGGTGTTGGGCAGTGGGGACCCCCGTGCCGATGTGGAGGTAATTGCCATTGCTACGGACTTGCTGCAAAGTTTGGGTTTGCAAAATCTACATTTAGATATTAATTCTGTGGGCGATCGGGAAGACAAACAGCGCTATCGTCAAGTATTAGTAGATTACCTCACTCCTTACAAAGAGGAACTCGACCCGGACTCCCAAGACCGTCTGACGCGCAACCCTCTGCGCATTCTCGATAGTAAAGACCAGCGGACAATTGAAATTGCGGAAAATGCGCCCCGGATGTGGGATTATCTCAGTCCGGAGTCTGGGCGTCACTTTGCCCAGGTGCAGCAAATGCTGACAGAATTGGGTATTTCTTATCAGCTCAATCACCGTCTCGTCAGGGGTTTGGATTATTACACTCATACGGCTTTTGAAATTATATCCGATAATTTGGGAGCGCAAGCCACGGTGTGCGGTGGCGGTCGTTATGATGGGTTGGTGAAGGAATTGGGCGGACCGGAGACGCCTGCTGTGGGATGGGCGATCGGACTAGAGCGGCTGATAGTTCTCCTGCAGCAGTTAGACAGTACCACCCCCCAAGCAAATTTAGATTTTTACCTCGTTTCTCGAGGGACAGACGCCGAGGCAAACTCCCTTATTCTCGCCCAAAAATTGCGCCACAGCGGGTTTTCTGTGGAATTAGACCTGAGCGGTAGCGCTTTTAGCAAGCAGTTTAAACGTGCCGATAAAAGTGGGGCTACTGCTTGTTTAATTTTAGGCGATGAAGAAGCCGCCAATCAAACCGTGCAGTTAAAAATCCTCGCCACTGGCGCGCAACAAAGTCTCAGTCAAACCGCATTATTAGCAACAGCGGCTGAATTGCTCCAGAGAGGATAA
- a CDS encoding Uma2 family endonuclease has product MNISEAIPKHITFDDFLQWKPANGCYELHEGVIFEMQPTGKHEEIVEFLAAELTVESRRLQLPDRFPKHALIKPPGKDSGYLPDVLVVDRDALQDEPLWEKSSTITQGKSIPLVVEVVSSNWRDDDLNKLRDYEEMGISEYWIVDYLGLGSSRYIGFPKQATISVYQLVDGEYQVTQFRETDKFESQTFTELDLTAGQIFRGDRE; this is encoded by the coding sequence ATGAATATCAGTGAAGCTATACCCAAACATATCACATTTGACGATTTCCTACAGTGGAAACCAGCAAATGGCTGCTATGAATTGCACGAAGGAGTAATTTTTGAGATGCAGCCGACCGGAAAGCATGAAGAAATTGTGGAATTTTTGGCCGCCGAACTCACTGTGGAGAGTCGGAGGTTGCAGCTACCCGATCGGTTTCCTAAACACGCATTGATTAAACCACCGGGGAAAGATTCTGGTTATCTCCCTGATGTCTTAGTAGTCGATCGTGATGCTCTTCAGGATGAACCTTTATGGGAAAAATCCTCAACGATTACCCAAGGGAAATCAATTCCTCTGGTTGTGGAAGTCGTCAGCAGCAACTGGCGAGATGATGATTTAAATAAACTCAGGGATTACGAAGAAATGGGAATTTCTGAATATTGGATTGTTGACTATTTGGGGTTAGGAAGCAGCCGGTATATCGGTTTTCCCAAACAAGCCACGATTTCCGTTTACCAACTTGTTGACGGTGAGTATCAAGTTACGCAATTCCGGGAAACCGATAAATTTGAGTCACAAACTTTTACAGAATTAGATTTAACTGCTGGCCAAATTTTTCGGGGCGACAGGGAGTAG
- a CDS encoding Uma2 family endonuclease, producing MTTARTKPLTFAEFIEQYPEDGGIYELVDGEIIEMRATRSHDKVAKFISRLIDKEIERLNLDYWVTQTATIKVVTKTGQERGRNPDVSVIDEAQWDADLSDYAALEEPIQLAVEVVSTNWRDDYIDKKDEYQRLGVREYWIVDYLALASGEYIGQPKIPTVSVYLLEGGEYRGTQFKNDDKIISATLPELEITVAEIVAASQPRAR from the coding sequence ATGACTACCGCCAGAACCAAGCCCCTAACTTTTGCAGAATTTATCGAGCAATACCCAGAAGATGGAGGAATCTATGAATTGGTGGACGGAGAAATTATAGAAATGAGAGCGACTAGATCCCATGACAAGGTGGCAAAATTCATATCCCGGCTGATAGACAAAGAAATTGAACGGCTAAACTTGGATTATTGGGTAACGCAAACTGCTACCATTAAAGTAGTAACGAAAACCGGGCAAGAACGGGGGCGAAATCCCGATGTTAGTGTCATTGATGAAGCGCAATGGGATGCAGATTTATCTGATTATGCCGCCCTGGAAGAGCCAATTCAGTTAGCAGTAGAAGTAGTATCCACCAACTGGCGAGATGACTATATCGACAAAAAAGACGAGTATCAGCGTTTGGGTGTGCGGGAATATTGGATTGTGGATTATTTAGCTTTGGCGTCAGGGGAGTATATCGGGCAACCCAAAATTCCCACAGTTTCGGTGTATTTATTGGAGGGTGGGGAGTATCGCGGTACTCAGTTTAAAAATGATGATAAAATTATATCAGCTACCTTACCCGAGTTGGAAATAACTGTGGCGGAGATTGTCGCTGCCAGTCAACCGAGAGCGCGGTAA
- a CDS encoding AAA family ATPase, with protein MAKIEGFRVKNYRALHDITLGKLWNTQAAKPLSPMTAIIGKNGVGKSTLFDTFGFLADCLKGGVEEACDARGRGGFEKIRSQGQEGSVEFQIYYKEDGNARPITYELAIDLDSSGRPYVKRERLRQRRKQQRQGRPFSFLILNEGKGLAWKGEEEGKQVEEESELDLFKLIERIQKGEAEEESKETEIVELDDKRKLGIATLGSLKQHPRIALFRRFIEGWYLSYFTPDAARMLPLAGSQKHLNIHGENLGNVVQFMEREHPKKFQEILKTISRKIPGVERISTEKSPDGRLLLQFNDRGFQDPFYAQQMSDGTLKVFAYLLLLEDPSPPPFLCIEEPENG; from the coding sequence ATGGCCAAAATAGAGGGCTTTAGGGTAAAAAATTACAGGGCACTTCACGACATCACCTTGGGAAAACTGTGGAACACCCAGGCGGCAAAACCCTTGTCTCCGATGACAGCAATTATTGGTAAGAATGGGGTAGGGAAAAGTACCCTATTCGATACTTTTGGCTTTCTAGCAGACTGCTTGAAAGGGGGAGTTGAGGAAGCGTGTGATGCACGGGGTCGGGGTGGATTTGAGAAAATTCGTTCCCAAGGACAAGAAGGAAGTGTTGAATTTCAAATTTACTATAAAGAAGATGGTAACGCCAGACCAATTACCTATGAATTGGCCATAGATCTTGATTCATCAGGGAGACCATACGTCAAGAGAGAAAGACTCAGACAAAGGAGAAAACAACAACGCCAAGGACGCCCATTTTCGTTTTTGATTCTCAATGAAGGTAAGGGTTTAGCCTGGAAGGGGGAAGAGGAAGGTAAGCAAGTTGAGGAAGAAAGTGAGTTAGATTTATTCAAGCTCATAGAAAGAATCCAGAAAGGAGAAGCTGAAGAGGAAAGCAAAGAAACTGAGATAGTCGAACTTGATGATAAACGCAAACTAGGAATTGCCACGTTAGGTTCACTGAAACAACACCCCCGAATTGCGTTGTTTAGAAGATTTATTGAAGGCTGGTATCTTAGCTATTTTACCCCAGATGCGGCTAGGATGCTCCCCCTCGCTGGTTCCCAAAAGCATCTGAATATTCATGGAGAGAATCTGGGCAATGTAGTGCAATTTATGGAGAGAGAACACCCGAAAAAATTTCAGGAAATTCTTAAAACAATTTCTCGAAAAATTCCAGGTGTGGAACGCATTAGTACCGAAAAAAGTCCTGATGGAAGGTTGCTGCTTCAGTTCAACGATAGGGGTTTTCAAGACCCATTCTATGCTCAGCAGATGTCTGATGGAACTCTGAAAGTTTTTGCTTATCTTTTGTTGCTAGAAGATCCATCGCCACCACCATTTTTATGTATAGAGGAGCCAGAGAATGGCTGA
- a CDS encoding AAA family ATPase has translation MLETLAAEFREHATGRRGGSQVFITTHQPYFVDALTPEEVWVLEKGKDGFSTIKRASEDPLIKNLVHEGLPLGGLWYSDYLDNRDNG, from the coding sequence TTGTTAGAAACTCTGGCGGCAGAATTTCGAGAACACGCGACAGGTCGCCGGGGCGGTTCCCAGGTATTTATCACCACCCATCAACCCTATTTTGTAGATGCTCTTACCCCTGAAGAAGTTTGGGTACTGGAGAAGGGGAAAGACGGATTTTCTACGATTAAACGAGCCAGTGAAGACCCACTCATCAAAAATCTTGTGCATGAAGGATTACCCCTAGGGGGGCTTTGGTACAGTGACTATTTGGATAATAGGGATAATGGGTAA
- a CDS encoding DUF4276 family protein, protein MVHVEILVEDISGKTALDILVPKILGHEHIGHEHTFNVHSYKGIGRIPKDLKSTSEPQKRILLDQIPKLIQGYGKTFAAYPDNYRAYLIIICDLDDRCLRTFRRELLDIVAKCSPSPDTHFCIAIEEGESWYLGDLPAVKAAYPTAKDAVLNSYMTDSICGTWEKLADTVFVGGSQKLSKLGQQAIGKEKSIWAENISPYMDVEKNDSPSFCYFRNKLRRLSSL, encoded by the coding sequence ATGGTGCATGTTGAGATTCTCGTTGAGGATATTTCTGGCAAAACTGCTCTGGACATTCTGGTTCCCAAAATTCTTGGCCATGAACATATTGGCCATGAACACACCTTTAATGTTCATTCTTACAAAGGGATAGGACGCATACCTAAAGACCTGAAATCTACTTCTGAACCGCAAAAGCGAATTTTGCTTGACCAGATCCCAAAACTAATTCAAGGTTATGGCAAAACATTTGCTGCTTATCCTGATAATTACCGGGCTTACCTGATAATCATTTGCGACCTTGACGATCGCTGTTTGAGGACATTTCGCAGAGAGTTGCTGGACATAGTGGCGAAATGTAGTCCCAGTCCAGACACCCACTTCTGTATCGCCATCGAGGAAGGAGAATCTTGGTATTTGGGAGATTTGCCAGCAGTAAAAGCAGCTTATCCCACTGCCAAAGATGCGGTTTTAAATAGTTATATGACTGATAGTATCTGTGGCACGTGGGAGAAGTTAGCCGACACCGTGTTTGTGGGTGGTAGTCAAAAATTATCTAAACTCGGACAACAGGCGATCGGCAAGGAAAAATCAATTTGGGCTGAAAATATTTCCCCATATATGGACGTGGAGAAAAATGATTCACCAAGTTTTTGCTATTTTCGCAACAAACTGCGGCGTTTAAGTAGCCTTTAA
- a CDS encoding serine/threonine-protein kinase gives MPEIGAVLHDRYQLQSLLSDNPVRETWLATDLTNEERVVVKLLVFGGQKQWDNLKLFDREAKVLQNLQHPQIPRYRDYFTIDDRLLWSGLVQDYIPGSSLLQQLDAGKKYTEEEVRDIATALLEILTYLHELSPPVLHRDIKPSNIILGEDAKVYLVDFGAVQDQGAVAGRSFTVVGTYGYTPLEQFGGQTVPASDLYALGATLVHLLTGVPPGELLAEDLHLQFQDRLSTNLSPYFIPWLEKLTEPQLSQRFRSAKEALSALQSGALSPITSPFFSRMLPKLNSEKTSENWKLSSRSPAANYWKLASSFSRNW, from the coding sequence ATGCCGGAAATAGGGGCGGTATTGCACGATCGCTATCAACTGCAGTCGCTGCTAAGCGATAACCCAGTCAGGGAAACCTGGTTAGCCACAGATTTGACCAATGAGGAACGGGTAGTGGTCAAACTGCTAGTGTTTGGCGGTCAAAAACAGTGGGATAATTTGAAGCTATTCGATCGGGAGGCGAAGGTGTTGCAGAATTTGCAGCATCCCCAGATTCCCCGCTACCGGGACTATTTTACCATAGACGATCGGCTGCTCTGGTCCGGGTTAGTGCAGGATTATATTCCCGGTTCTTCATTACTCCAGCAACTCGACGCCGGAAAAAAATACACAGAAGAGGAAGTCCGGGATATCGCCACAGCCCTGTTAGAGATTTTAACATATCTCCATGAGCTATCACCGCCAGTGCTGCATCGGGATATTAAACCCAGCAATATTATATTGGGTGAGGATGCCAAAGTGTATTTGGTGGATTTTGGCGCCGTACAGGACCAAGGAGCAGTAGCGGGAAGAAGTTTCACCGTAGTGGGGACATATGGATATACGCCGCTAGAGCAGTTTGGGGGGCAAACAGTTCCCGCGTCTGATTTATATGCTTTGGGAGCAACGCTGGTGCATTTGCTCACAGGAGTCCCACCAGGAGAATTGCTAGCAGAGGATTTACATCTGCAGTTTCAAGACCGCCTCAGTACCAATCTCAGCCCCTATTTTATCCCTTGGTTAGAAAAACTCACTGAACCCCAGTTATCCCAAAGATTTCGCAGTGCCAAAGAGGCATTGTCAGCCTTGCAATCGGGCGCTTTATCCCCGATTACATCGCCGTTTTTCAGCCGGATGTTACCCAAATTAAACTCAGAAAAAACCAGCGAAAACTGGAAATTATCATCCCGGAGCCCAGCCGCCAATTACTGGAAATTGGCCAGCAGTTTTTCCAGAAATTGGTAA
- a CDS encoding ATP-binding protein, with product MNPEQPLGSVIHGSLTDGLEVRLHPDVSVEEMRVGKFLVIRGTRSLFFCLMTDVSLGTTSDRILANPPQPEDDFMQAVLAGGSTYGTIALSPMLMLTPQEAPSGWSPQTLLKTETSRNNGLASYQANTDTQMELLPVKTIPSHFSQVYEASERDFRAVFGWEDDPHRRNFAIGKPLDMDVPVCIDLDRFVERSNGVFGKSGTGKSFLTRLLLCGIIRKQAAVNLIFDMHSEYGWEAPSEGKQYSTVKGLRQLFPGEVTIYTLDPDSTRRRGIRDAQELFLGYDQIEVEDISLVARELNLSEASIENAYILQGEFGSSWIKDLLEMTNEDIQMFCDEKRGNKSSIMALQRKLMRLERLKYIKPRCPKNYVAQILASLDAGKHIVIEFGSHSDMLSYMLAANIITRRIHRAYVEKSEQFLQTKNPLDRPRQLVITIEEAHRFLDPATVRQTIFGTIAREMRKYFVTLFVVDQRPSGIDNEVMSQIGTRITALLNDDKDIEAIFTGVSGGQNLRSVLAKLDSKQQALILGHAVPMPVVVRTRPYDQTFYREISPAAAWEDLDPDTLLQQAEAAKADLGF from the coding sequence ATGAATCCCGAACAACCTTTGGGCTCGGTTATACATGGTTCTCTCACCGATGGCTTGGAAGTGAGACTGCATCCAGATGTGTCGGTGGAAGAGATGCGGGTGGGGAAGTTTTTGGTGATTCGGGGGACTCGATCGCTCTTTTTCTGTCTGATGACCGATGTGTCTTTGGGGACGACGAGCGATCGCATCCTCGCCAACCCCCCCCAACCAGAAGATGACTTTATGCAGGCGGTTCTCGCTGGTGGCAGCACCTATGGTACGATCGCCCTATCGCCAATGCTGATGCTCACCCCCCAAGAAGCACCCAGCGGCTGGAGTCCCCAAACCCTCCTCAAAACCGAAACCTCCCGCAACAACGGATTAGCATCCTATCAAGCCAACACCGACACCCAGATGGAATTGCTCCCCGTCAAAACCATCCCCAGTCACTTCTCCCAAGTTTACGAAGCCAGCGAGAGAGATTTTCGCGCCGTATTCGGATGGGAAGACGACCCCCACCGCCGCAACTTCGCGATCGGCAAACCCCTCGACATGGACGTACCCGTGTGCATCGACCTCGATCGCTTCGTCGAACGCAGTAACGGCGTTTTCGGCAAATCCGGCACCGGCAAATCCTTCCTTACCAGACTACTCCTCTGCGGCATCATCCGCAAACAAGCCGCCGTTAACCTCATCTTTGACATGCACTCAGAATATGGCTGGGAAGCACCCTCCGAAGGCAAACAATATAGTACCGTCAAAGGCTTGCGCCAACTCTTCCCCGGCGAAGTCACCATCTACACCCTCGACCCCGACAGTACCAGAAGACGCGGTATCCGCGACGCACAAGAACTATTTCTCGGTTACGACCAAATCGAAGTCGAAGACATCAGCTTAGTCGCCAGAGAACTCAACCTCTCCGAAGCCAGCATAGAAAACGCCTACATCCTCCAAGGCGAATTCGGCTCCTCCTGGATTAAAGACCTTCTGGAAATGACCAACGAAGACATCCAGATGTTTTGCGACGAAAAACGCGGCAACAAATCCTCCATCATGGCTCTGCAGCGCAAACTAATGCGCCTAGAGCGGCTCAAATACATCAAACCCAGATGTCCCAAAAACTATGTAGCGCAGATTTTAGCCTCCCTCGACGCCGGTAAACATATTGTGATTGAATTCGGCTCCCATTCCGATATGCTCTCCTATATGCTCGCCGCCAACATCATCACCCGCCGCATTCACCGAGCCTATGTAGAAAAATCCGAGCAGTTTTTACAAACCAAAAACCCCCTAGACCGACCCAGACAGCTCGTCATCACCATTGAAGAAGCACACCGCTTCCTCGACCCCGCCACCGTCCGGCAAACTATTTTTGGCACGATCGCCCGGGAAATGCGCAAATACTTCGTCACCCTCTTTGTCGTTGACCAGCGTCCCTCCGGTATCGACAACGAAGTAATGTCCCAAATTGGCACCCGCATCACCGCCTTACTCAACGACGACAAAGACATCGAAGCCATCTTCACCGGCGTATCTGGCGGACAAAACCTCCGTTCCGTCCTCGCCAAACTCGACTCCAAACAACAAGCCTTGATTTTAGGTCACGCCGTACCCATGCCAGTCGTTGTCCGTACCAGACCC